GTCGTCTCTAGATTGGCTTAGAAGACTAGCTGGCTTGTTGCATTCAATTTGTCGATCTTTTTTGTCCTTACTCGTTCCAATGAGTCAATTGTTGAATCTTGAGCTTTCCCTTAGAAACTATGGGCGAGGCAAATTTTGTTGGCTAGTATAAGAGTGGACTCCTGAGATTTACGTGTGTTTGGGAGCCTAGCGGTCTTTAGATTGGCATCGGAGACCGCTTCTTTTGCCACAGCTGCGGCAAGTTGATTCGGGTCGTATCTTATCCCTGTCATACTTCCTCATCCATAGGTTGACCAGCTAGACATAACTTGTAGACACACCAGATGCTAACTGACGCTGTTCCCAGCGCACCCACATATTTTGATACACATCACTGACAATTTGACGCACCCCGTATGGTGCAGCAGCCCGCACGCAAGCTTCGATTGTATAATTTTTATCTCGTGAAAGGATCTGACTTATGGCAGAGGCGATCGCTTCTGGCGTGCGTTCTTGACAAACGATCCCGCTACCTGAACTCAGTAATTTAGGTGTTTCTCCACAATCTGTAGTGACTACTGGCGTACCGCAAGCTAATGCTTCTAACGCTACTAGCGGCAAGCCTTCGTAAGCACTCGTTAATACAAAGGCGCTACAAACTTGTTGTAGCTTTGCGAGTTCGGTTGGTGGAACCGCGCCTAACAGAGTCACTTGCTGAGATAGATCTAATCGAGCAATCTCTGCTTTTACTATCTCAGCTAGTTCTCCCGCACCTGCAATTAGGAGGTGTACGTTTGGCTGCTGCATGGCAAACAGCGATCGCACCAACAAAACGGGATCTTTTTGCGGGTGCAAGCGTCCGGCAAATAATAAAAAACGAGTCTCCACCGATTTGCCCATCCGCGCTGCTAAGGCGCGTCTTCCTTCCTCGCGTTGCTCGGGAGAAAGCGGGTAAAATACTCCATTATCTACCGGATTTTTGATGTATTTAATTCGTTCGCTTAGATTAGCATAACGCTGTTGATAAAGCTTGACTGATTCCGTATTACACGATAAAATTTCGGCGAATTGCTTTATTAATAGTCCTTCTAGCGCAAAATAGCCTGCCGGAAAATATCGCCATAAGATTGCCTTCTTATTATCCTTGGCAGTCATTTGCTGGCGAATATCGTTGTGAATAAAAAGAGTCTTATCTCCCTGCCAATTAAGCGAGGCTAGCGTTGGTTCGATTCGATGAAAGTGCATGAAATCTGAAGCGAAGTCATGCTGCAATAACGCTGCGGTGTATTTTACCGTGGTCGGCAGCAAACCCCTTACATCATCATTCTCCACGGTCAGCAAGGGAAAAAACTGAATCGCCCTTCCCTCCAGCTCTGCTTCTTGCCACTTTCTAGAAGAGAAATTAGCTCGGTCTGAAGTTCCTACAACTCTGACATTAAACTCGCTAGCAGCATATTTGATAAAGTATCGAATGACGGTTTGAATGCCTCCTATGCTGGGAAACCAGGGATTAAACTGATAAAAAATGGTTAAAACTGGTTTTCGCATTCTAGTTTGCTTCAGAAACTGAATTTTTCGTCTATTTTACTTGGCGTTATAAAATTTATACTAATTTAATACATTAGGTCAAGTTAAGAACGTCACCTACTCGATCGGCAGTCGTTATTTTTCGCTCTGCTGCAATCTCTCTACCATGTCTTTTGCCTCACGGCTAACTTTACCACTACGAAACATGACAGAATTTTGAGGGTTTCTCAGCCTAAATGAGCTTTAACAACAACAGATAGTCTAGTCTTCTCCAGTGAGAGATTTTTTCTGGAAACAGAGCATCTAACAGTTTTGGGGTTACGTGCTTTCGTGTTTGAGGGCGAACAGGTTGAAGACTGAAATTAACAATATTTTTAGTTCATGTAGATTTATACTAGATTTGCCATACCAGAAGCAATCCATGATTGATTAATATATTTAAACTAATAACCGCTACTGCTGGCAAAAGTACTTGTCTAGCTTATGTCTAGCTGAAAGATGGGCTGCATTAAATAGTCTGAATCAAGTGAAAAACTAGCAAAAGTGAGTACAATCGCCTTGGGAGTGGCTCCATTGCACGGTTAGGTCGTTAAGATAGAAGACTGATTTTAGCATGTGCTAACTCTTTTGAGTTGAGTGACATCATATGCCCTCTACTAGAAAGTTTCCGCGTCCTCCCTGGTTGGCGATCGCTATGGTTGCAGTGTTTGCATTCAGCGCTGGCTTGCGGTTTTGGCAATTGAGTCGATTCAATACACTAGTCTTTGATGAAGTGTATTATGCAAAATTTGCGAACAACTATCTGACGCAAACGCAATTTTTTAACGCCCATCCACCACTGAGTCAATACATTATCGCGATCGCGATGTGGTTGGGCGGTCACATGCCGATCGACCGAGACATAGTGAACGGACTGACGGGTTCTTTGCATTCTCCTTGGAGTTATCGCTGGCTGAATGCCTTAACAGGCTCGTTTGTGCCGCTAGTTGTGGGGGGAATTGCCTATCAGTTGAGCGATCGCCGCAGTTATGCTGTAATTGCAGCCATCTTCGCCGCCGCCGATGGGTTATTTCTCGTCGAATCTCGCTACGCCTTGAACAATATATATTTAGTCATCTTAGGGCTACTTGGGCATTGGTTTTTGTTAATAGCATTGAAAGCACCTAAAAAAAAGCGCTACTTGTGGCTTACCCTAGCTGGAATAGGTTTCGGTGCATCCGCTGCAATTAAATGGAACGGCTTAGGTTTTTTATTAGGAGCATATTTGTTGTGGATTGTAGCTTGGATTGTCAAACGGACAAGGGAGCAGGGAGTAGGGAGCAGGGAGCAGGGAGTAGGGAGGGACAAGGGGGACAAGGGGGACAAGGGGGACAAGGGGGACAAGGGGGACAAGGGGGACAAGGGGGACAAGGGGGACAAGGGAGCAACTACCAATTACCAATTACCAATTACCAACTACCAACTACCAACTACTAACTACCAATTACCAACTCTCCTAGAAATAGCTTTTTACCTAGCAATCATCCCTGTTGCCATTTACAGTATCAGTTGGATTCCTCACCTCATGCTCAATCCCACACCTAACTTTTGGGAAATGCAGCGCGAGATCTTGTTCTATCACCAACGCATCGGTAGTAGTGCAGACGTGCATCCATATTGTTCTCGCTGGTACACCTGGTTGTTGATGTTGCGTCCGGTTGCCTATTTTTACAAAACTACCATTTCTCTTGACGAATCAGTACCAGTCGTGGGACCACCTCTACCAGAAGCGAGCGCAAAAGTCATCTACGACGTACACGCAATGGGAAATCCGATCTTGTGGTGGTTCTCCGCTGTTGCAATTTTGTATGCTGTTTGGGTAGTTGCTAAAAGCGCGATTGCGTTTGCAACTGTTAATTCTGCTACATCACAAAATCCTAGAATTCAAAATTTTGGAATTCAAAATACTGGAATTTATTTGTTCTT
This window of the Chroococcidiopsis thermalis PCC 7203 genome carries:
- a CDS encoding dolichyl-phosphate-mannose--protein mannosyltransferase, which gives rise to MPSTRKFPRPPWLAIAMVAVFAFSAGLRFWQLSRFNTLVFDEVYYAKFANNYLTQTQFFNAHPPLSQYIIAIAMWLGGHMPIDRDIVNGLTGSLHSPWSYRWLNALTGSFVPLVVGGIAYQLSDRRSYAVIAAIFAAADGLFLVESRYALNNIYLVILGLLGHWFLLIALKAPKKKRYLWLTLAGIGFGASAAIKWNGLGFLLGAYLLWIVAWIVKRTREQGVGSREQGVGRDKGDKGDKGDKGDKGDKGDKGDKGDKGATTNYQLPITNYQLPTTNYQLPTLLEIAFYLAIIPVAIYSISWIPHLMLNPTPNFWEMQREILFYHQRIGSSADVHPYCSRWYTWLLMLRPVAYFYKTTISLDESVPVVGPPLPEASAKVIYDVHAMGNPILWWFSAVAILYAVWVVAKSAIAFATVNSATSQNPRIQNFGIQNTGIYLFFTLNWLANLLPWMRVTRCTFLYHYMGASVFAVLALAWIVDRWLRSYHRNLRLLGVTAIFLILLAFVFWMPLYLGLPLSPEGYRWRMWLPSWV
- a CDS encoding glycosyltransferase family 4 protein, producing MRKPVLTIFYQFNPWFPSIGGIQTVIRYFIKYAASEFNVRVVGTSDRANFSSRKWQEAELEGRAIQFFPLLTVENDDVRGLLPTTVKYTAALLQHDFASDFMHFHRIEPTLASLNWQGDKTLFIHNDIRQQMTAKDNKKAILWRYFPAGYFALEGLLIKQFAEILSCNTESVKLYQQRYANLSERIKYIKNPVDNGVFYPLSPEQREEGRRALAARMGKSVETRFLLFAGRLHPQKDPVLLVRSLFAMQQPNVHLLIAGAGELAEIVKAEIARLDLSQQVTLLGAVPPTELAKLQQVCSAFVLTSAYEGLPLVALEALACGTPVVTTDCGETPKLLSSGSGIVCQERTPEAIASAISQILSRDKNYTIEACVRAAAPYGVRQIVSDVYQNMWVRWEQRQLASGVSTSYV